The DNA window AAAAAATATAAGGTGGAAGCTAAGGACTGCGGCTTCTTCAAGCCTAACGATGAAGTCTTCGAAGCTTGGGAAGTGACTCGAAAGGTTGCGAAAATTCTAAAAGCTAAGGTAATCCTCTTCCAAACTCCGAAGTCCTTCGTTGAGAGTGAAGAGAACGTGAAGAACATGAGGGAGTTCTTCAACTCGATAGAGCGGGAATTCGTATTCGTCTGGGAGCCGAGGGGATGGAGTGAGGAGAAAGTTAAGGAGGTTTGCGAGGAGCTCGATTTGGTTCACTGCGTTGATCCTTTTGTGGCTAAGCCGACTTACGGAGAAATAGTTTACTTCAGATTGCACGGTTCTCACGAGAGAATGTACAAGCATAAATACACGGACGAGGAGCTTTTATGGCTTAAAAACCTCTGCGAAAGCTACGATAAAGAGGTCTACGTTCTCTTCAACAACGTTTACATGTGCGAGGATGCTAAGAGGTTTGCTCAATTATTCTGAGAATTTCTTCGAAAACCTCCGAAGCTCTTCCCCTCACGAAAATATCCACTATTGGCGTTATAGCCGACTCCTCCACGTTAACCTCAGCCACTTTGTTTCCGGCTTTCTTCGCTATTATTGGCAGAGAGGCTGCCGGCTGAACTACTCCAGAAGTTCCTACGACGAGAACGTCGTATTTCTCCACGAGCTCTATCGATTTTTTCAAAGCATCTTCGGGCAAAGCTTCTCCGAACCAAACAACGTTCGGTCGCATCATCGAGCAGCAGTAGGGGATTTCCTTTATCGGCTTTTCGAACCTAACGATTCTTCCGCAAACTTCGCACCTCGCTTCATCTATCCTTCCGTGGAGGTGTATTACGTTTTTAGATCCAGCCCTCTCGTGGAGGTTGTCGACGTTTTGGGTTATAACAGCCTTTACTATTCCCATCTCCTCAAGCTTCGCTAAAGCTAAATGAGCTTTGTTCGGCTTAGCGTTAAAGACTTTCTCCATTCTCCACATGTACCACTCCCACACGAGCTTTGGATTTCTCCTGAAAGCTTCAGGGGTTGCCAATTCTTCCGGCTTGTATTTGTTCCACAACCCGTCCTTTCCTCTGAAGGTTGGAATTCCGCTGTCTGCTGAAATCCCGGCTCCGGTTAAAACAACTACCTCGTTGTCCTTCAAAAATTCCCAGAGCTTCAAGCTTTCACCATCCCGAAACCGAAAGTGTTTAGCTTCCCGAATCCGGTTTTGTAACCTAACTCCAATAGATTTTCGCAACCTTCAACTTGGAAAGCCATTTCCAAGCATCTTACGGCGCTATCGAAAACTCTTATCAGCTTCGGTTTGGCTTTTAGAATTCTCATTTCGAAGTCTTCTTTGTAATCGCATCCGAACTTCTCAGCCTTCCTCATCAGCCACTCCTTCATTTTTAAAAAGTATTTTTTCGAATTCGGGAATATGTAGTTCCCGTTCTCGCTAACCGTAATTGGGGAGAGGGTGACGAACGTTTCTTTTGAGGAGATGCTTTTCTCTCTGAAAATCTTAAC is part of the Ferroglobus placidus DSM 10642 genome and encodes:
- a CDS encoding DUF72 domain-containing protein, which encodes MRVKVGCCGFCMAMNKYFSEFKLVEVQKTFYQPVSEKTAKSWREKAPEDFEFAVKAFQKITHPPNSPTYKKYKVEAKDCGFFKPNDEVFEAWEVTRKVAKILKAKVILFQTPKSFVESEENVKNMREFFNSIEREFVFVWEPRGWSEEKVKEVCEELDLVHCVDPFVAKPTYGEIVYFRLHGSHERMYKHKYTDEELLWLKNLCESYDKEVYVLFNNVYMCEDAKRFAQLF
- the cobB gene encoding NAD-dependent protein deacetylase — its product is MKLWEFLKDNEVVVLTGAGISADSGIPTFRGKDGLWNKYKPEELATPEAFRRNPKLVWEWYMWRMEKVFNAKPNKAHLALAKLEEMGIVKAVITQNVDNLHERAGSKNVIHLHGRIDEARCEVCGRIVRFEKPIKEIPYCCSMMRPNVVWFGEALPEDALKKSIELVEKYDVLVVGTSGVVQPAASLPIIAKKAGNKVAEVNVEESAITPIVDIFVRGRASEVFEEILRIIEQTS
- the cas6 gene encoding CRISPR-associated endoribonuclease Cas6, translated to MRLKITLIPEFERQGISINYNHHVATWLCKNIIAADPSLEKKIFDEIDCFTFSKLLIPKRRFAIIHDKIYIDSDKVELYFSTIHEDVGEALYSNAEKMYALKIGEKRFFVDDVKIFREKSISSKETFVTLSPITVSENGNYIFPNSKKYFLKMKEWLMRKAEKFGCDYKEDFEMRILKAKPKLIRVFDSAVRCLEMAFQVEGCENLLELGYKTGFGKLNTFGFGMVKA